Proteins from one Streptomyces sp. NBC_00289 genomic window:
- a CDS encoding Nif3-like dinuclear metal center hexameric protein, with product MPRLSEVITALENLWPAERAESWDAVGTVVGDPGQEVSRVLFAVDPVQEIVDEAVKLGADLLVTHHPLYLRGTTTVAASTFKGRVVHTLIKHDIALHVAHTNADSADPGVSDALAGALDLRVVRPLVPDATDPQGRRGLGRICELDHPLTVREFTARVAERLPATAQGIRVAGDPEAVVRTVAVSGGSGDSLFDHVRAAGVDAFLTADLRHHPVSEFTAAGGRTPLALLDAAHWATEWPWCELAAAQLDEISDRSGWGLRVHVSKTVTDPWTAHAASNPIPSATGAPN from the coding sequence GTGCCCCGTCTGTCTGAAGTCATCACCGCGCTGGAGAACCTGTGGCCCGCCGAGCGGGCCGAGTCCTGGGACGCGGTCGGCACCGTCGTGGGCGACCCCGGTCAGGAGGTCTCCCGGGTCCTGTTCGCCGTCGACCCGGTCCAGGAGATCGTCGACGAGGCGGTGAAACTGGGCGCCGACCTGCTCGTCACCCACCACCCGCTGTACCTGCGCGGTACGACCACGGTCGCGGCCTCCACCTTCAAGGGCCGCGTGGTCCACACCCTGATCAAGCACGACATCGCGCTGCACGTCGCCCACACCAACGCCGACTCGGCCGACCCGGGTGTCTCCGACGCGCTCGCCGGTGCCCTGGACCTGCGCGTCGTACGGCCGCTGGTGCCGGACGCCACCGACCCCCAGGGCCGCCGGGGCCTCGGCCGGATCTGCGAACTCGATCACCCGCTGACCGTGCGGGAGTTCACCGCGCGCGTCGCCGAGCGGCTGCCCGCCACCGCGCAGGGCATCCGCGTCGCCGGCGACCCCGAGGCGGTCGTCCGCACGGTCGCCGTGAGCGGCGGCTCCGGCGACAGTCTCTTCGACCACGTACGGGCGGCCGGCGTCGACGCCTTCCTGACCGCCGACCTGCGCCACCACCCCGTGTCCGAGTTCACGGCGGCCGGCGGACGCACTCCTCTCGCGCTGCTCGACGCGGCGCACTGGGCCACCGAGTGGCCCTGGTGCGAGCTGGCCGCCGCCCAGCTCGACGAGATCTCCGACCGGAGCGGATGGGGCCTTCGCGTCCACGTCTCCAAGACGGTCACCGACCCCTGGACCGCCCACGCGGCGTCCAATCCGATTCCTAGCGCAACGGGAGCCCCCAACTGA
- a CDS encoding zinc ribbon domain-containing protein, translating into MNAEPADQIRLLDVQALDVRLQQLAHKRRSLPEHAEIDSLTKDLTQLRDLLVAAQTEESDTAREQTKAEQDVDQVRQRAARDQQRLDSGAVSSPKDLENLQREIASLAKRQGDLEDVVLEVMERRESAQERAAELTERVGSVQGRIDDATARRDAAFESLDGEAASVTKEREVIAAVIPADLLKLYEKLRAQQGGVGAAKLYQRSCQGCRQELAITDFNEIRSAPRDKVVRCENCGRILVRTSESGL; encoded by the coding sequence CTGAACGCCGAGCCCGCCGACCAGATCCGCCTCCTCGACGTCCAGGCACTCGACGTCCGCCTCCAGCAGCTCGCGCACAAGCGCAGGTCGCTGCCCGAGCACGCCGAGATCGACTCGCTGACCAAGGATCTGACCCAGCTGCGCGACCTCCTGGTGGCCGCCCAGACCGAGGAGAGCGACACCGCCCGCGAGCAGACCAAGGCCGAGCAGGACGTGGACCAGGTGCGCCAGCGCGCCGCCCGCGACCAGCAGCGCCTGGACTCCGGTGCCGTCTCCTCCCCGAAGGACCTGGAAAACCTCCAGCGCGAGATCGCCTCCCTCGCCAAGCGGCAGGGCGACCTCGAGGACGTCGTCCTGGAGGTCATGGAGCGCCGCGAGTCCGCGCAGGAGCGGGCCGCCGAGCTGACCGAGCGGGTCGGCTCCGTCCAGGGCAGGATCGACGACGCGACCGCCCGCCGGGACGCGGCCTTCGAGTCGCTGGACGGCGAGGCGGCCTCGGTGACGAAGGAGCGCGAGGTCATCGCCGCCGTCATCCCCGCGGACCTGCTGAAGCTGTACGAGAAGCTGCGCGCGCAGCAGGGTGGCGTCGGCGCGGCCAAGCTGTACCAGCGCAGCTGCCAGGGCTGCCGCCAGGAGCTGGCGATCACCGACTTCAACGAGATCCGCTCGGCCCCGCGTGACAAGGTCGTCCGCTGCGAGAACTGCGGCCGCATCCTGGTGCGCACCTCCGAGTCCGGCCTGTAA
- a CDS encoding bifunctional RNase H/acid phosphatase: protein MREFIVEADGGSRGNPGPAGYGSVVLDAATGETLAEAAEYIGVTTNNVAEYRGLLAGLRAAHDLDPSAQVHVRMDSKLVVEQMSGRWKIKHPAMKPLATEASRVFPPSRVTYEWIPRERNKHADRLANEAMDAGRRGEQWSASTSTAELDTAAGRAAVTAKPTAVTEPSGPPGDAAAGAARARAALAEGRSTRLPDTTAGRLGSPGTSAASSAPEPSAASTPADVPAEPDTSPTASAERDEPARTAGDAALRAGSGAEADADAVSPGEPLVAAPGAEAASRSEADTQSQADVRAARAVAAPSAGWAPADLGAPATFVLLRHGETPLTPQKRFSGSGGSDPSLSAVGREQAERVAAALARRGTIQAIVSSPLARTRETAAAVADRLGLEVVVEDGLRETDFGAWEGLTFGEVRDRYPEDLNAWLADPEAEPTGGGESFAATATRIAATRDRLVAAYAGRTVLLVTHVTPIKTFVRLALGAPPESLFRMELSAAALSAVAYYSDGNASVRLLNDTSHLR from the coding sequence GTGCGGGAGTTCATCGTCGAGGCCGACGGCGGGTCACGGGGCAACCCGGGGCCCGCGGGCTACGGTTCCGTGGTGCTCGACGCGGCGACGGGGGAGACCCTCGCGGAGGCCGCCGAGTACATCGGCGTCACCACGAACAACGTGGCCGAGTACCGGGGCCTGCTGGCCGGCCTCCGCGCCGCCCACGACCTGGACCCCTCCGCCCAGGTCCACGTCCGGATGGACTCCAAGCTCGTCGTCGAGCAGATGTCGGGCCGCTGGAAGATCAAACACCCCGCCATGAAGCCCCTGGCGACCGAGGCGAGCCGGGTCTTCCCGCCGTCCCGGGTGACCTACGAGTGGATCCCCCGCGAGCGCAACAAGCACGCGGACCGCCTGGCCAACGAGGCGATGGACGCGGGCAGGCGCGGCGAACAGTGGTCGGCCTCGACATCGACGGCGGAACTGGACACGGCGGCGGGGAGGGCGGCGGTCACGGCGAAGCCGACGGCCGTCACCGAGCCCTCCGGCCCGCCCGGGGACGCGGCCGCGGGTGCGGCGCGGGCACGTGCGGCACTGGCGGAGGGGCGCTCGACGAGGCTCCCGGATACCACCGCCGGCCGCCTCGGCTCCCCGGGGACCTCGGCCGCGTCCAGTGCCCCGGAACCCTCGGCCGCGTCCACCCCTGCCGACGTTCCGGCGGAGCCCGACACTTCCCCGACCGCTTCCGCCGAGCGCGACGAACCGGCGCGGACCGCGGGCGACGCAGCCCTGCGGGCCGGGTCCGGGGCCGAAGCCGATGCTGATGCCGTATCCCCTGGTGAGCCACTCGTAGCGGCTCCCGGCGCGGAGGCCGCGTCGCGCTCCGAGGCGGATACCCAGTCACAGGCCGATGTACGTGCCGCACGCGCCGTCGCCGCGCCCAGTGCGGGCTGGGCTCCGGCCGACCTGGGCGCACCCGCGACCTTCGTCCTGCTCCGGCACGGTGAGACACCCCTGACACCCCAGAAGCGGTTCTCCGGCAGCGGCGGCTCCGATCCCTCCCTGTCGGCCGTCGGCCGGGAGCAGGCCGAGCGGGTCGCGGCGGCGCTGGCCCGGCGTGGCACGATCCAGGCCATCGTGTCGTCGCCCCTCGCCAGGACCCGGGAGACGGCGGCCGCGGTCGCCGACCGACTCGGTCTCGAGGTGGTCGTCGAGGACGGCCTGCGCGAAACCGACTTCGGGGCCTGGGAAGGGCTCACCTTCGGAGAGGTGCGCGACCGCTACCCGGAGGACCTGAACGCCTGGCTGGCCGACCCGGAGGCCGAACCGACAGGCGGCGGCGAGAGCTTCGCCGCCACCGCCACCCGGATCGCCGCCACGCGCGACAGGCTGGTGGCCGCGTACGCGGGCCGCACGGTCCTGCTCGTCACGCACGTGACGCCGATCAAGACGTTCGTACGGCTCGCCCTCGGCGCCCCGCCCGAGTCCCTGTTCCGCATGGAACTCTCGGCCGCCGCCCTGTCGGCCGTGGCCTACTACTCGGACGGCAACGCGAGCGTCCGCCTCCTCAACGACACGTCACACCTGCGCTGA
- the eda gene encoding bifunctional 4-hydroxy-2-oxoglutarate aldolase/2-dehydro-3-deoxy-phosphogluconate aldolase, whose translation MTSPLPSAPRARNVSVLDLAPVVPVVVVEDASDAVPLARALVAGGLPAIEVTLRTPAALDAIRAIAGEVPEAMVGAGTLLTPSQVTEVVAAGARFLVSPGWTDVLLTAMRASGVPFLPGVSTASEVVALLERGVREMKFFPAEAAGGTAYLRSLSGPLPQARFCPTGGIGPANAPDYLALPNVGCVGGTWMLPDDAIAAGDWARVERLARAAAALGRSDA comes from the coding sequence ATGACCTCACCCCTGCCCTCCGCTCCGCGTGCCCGGAACGTCTCGGTGCTGGACCTCGCGCCCGTCGTGCCCGTGGTCGTGGTCGAGGACGCCTCCGACGCCGTACCGCTCGCCCGGGCCCTGGTCGCCGGCGGGCTGCCCGCGATCGAGGTGACGTTGCGGACGCCCGCCGCGCTCGACGCGATCCGGGCGATCGCCGGTGAGGTGCCGGAGGCGATGGTCGGCGCGGGGACCCTGCTCACGCCCTCACAGGTCACCGAGGTGGTGGCCGCCGGGGCGCGGTTCCTGGTCAGCCCGGGCTGGACGGACGTACTTCTGACGGCGATGCGGGCGTCGGGGGTGCCGTTCCTGCCGGGGGTGTCGACCGCTTCCGAGGTGGTGGCGCTCCTTGAGCGCGGGGTGCGGGAGATGAAGTTCTTCCCGGCCGAGGCCGCGGGCGGGACGGCGTATCTGAGGTCCCTGTCCGGACCGCTCCCCCAGGCCCGCTTCTGCCCCACCGGCGGCATCGGGCCCGCCAACGCTCCGGACTACCTGGCACTGCCCAACGTCGGATGCGTCGGCGGCACCTGGATGCTCCCCGACGACGCGATCGCGGCCGGGGACTGGGCCCGCGTCGAACGACTGGCCCGCGCGGCGGCGGCACTGGGGCGGTCCGACGCGTAG
- the yaaA gene encoding peroxide stress protein YaaA codes for MLVLLPPSEGKASSGRGAPLKLESLSLPGLHEAREAVVEELVELCAGDEDKACEVLGLSEGLRGEVAKNTALRTAGTRPAGEIYTGVLYDALDLASLDTAAKRRAARSLLVFSGLWGAVRVTDRIPSYRCSMGVRLPGLGALGTHWRAPMAEALPEVAGRGLVLDLRSSAYAAAWKPKGEVAGRTATVRVLHAPTRKVVSHFNKATKGRIVRSLLSAPAVPQNPAELVEALRGLGHVVEAQAPARSGQAWSLDVLVTEIH; via the coding sequence GTGCTTGTCCTGCTGCCGCCCTCCGAGGGCAAGGCATCCTCCGGCCGCGGCGCCCCGCTGAAGCTGGAGTCGCTGTCGCTGCCGGGGCTCCACGAGGCCCGCGAGGCCGTGGTCGAGGAACTGGTCGAGCTGTGCGCCGGTGACGAGGACAAGGCGTGCGAGGTGCTCGGGCTGAGCGAGGGGCTGCGCGGTGAGGTCGCGAAGAACACCGCGCTGCGGACGGCGGGCACCCGGCCGGCCGGGGAGATCTACACGGGGGTGCTGTACGACGCCCTCGACCTGGCCTCGCTGGACACGGCCGCGAAGCGGCGGGCGGCCCGGTCGCTGCTCGTGTTCTCGGGGTTGTGGGGCGCGGTCCGGGTGACCGACCGGATCCCCTCCTACCGCTGCTCGATGGGCGTACGGCTGCCCGGTCTCGGGGCGCTGGGTACGCACTGGCGGGCGCCGATGGCGGAGGCGCTGCCGGAGGTGGCGGGGCGCGGGCTGGTGCTGGACCTGCGGTCGTCCGCGTACGCGGCAGCGTGGAAGCCGAAGGGCGAGGTGGCCGGGCGGACGGCGACCGTTCGGGTGCTGCACGCGCCGACCCGCAAGGTCGTCAGCCACTTCAACAAGGCGACGAAGGGAAGGATCGTGCGCAGCCTGCTGTCGGCGCCGGCCGTGCCCCAGAACCCGGCCGAGCTGGTGGAGGCGCTGCGCGGTCTCGGACATGTCGTGGAGGCCCAGGCGCCCGCGCGGTCGGGGCAGGCGTGGTCGCTCGACGTGCTGGTGACGGAGATCCACTGA
- a CDS encoding Uma2 family endonuclease has protein sequence MAHEPLTQAEVLLEGFLALDTPEGFRAELIDGEIVVTPPPDGDHEDYINLIMKQVIRHSRTDMDFSGNKGLKLRSGGGCPKNHLLEVTSTKPQADREAKRRCYARGGIPLYLLVDREASQITLFGTPEEDDYRQHCTLPFGKALPLPEPFAFDLDTSDFC, from the coding sequence ATGGCCCACGAGCCGCTCACCCAGGCGGAAGTCCTGCTGGAGGGCTTCCTCGCGCTCGACACCCCAGAGGGTTTCCGGGCCGAGCTGATCGACGGAGAGATCGTTGTGACACCGCCGCCGGACGGGGACCACGAGGACTACATCAACCTGATCATGAAGCAGGTGATCAGGCACTCCCGGACCGACATGGATTTCTCCGGAAACAAAGGGTTGAAGCTGCGGAGCGGGGGCGGCTGCCCGAAGAATCACCTGCTGGAGGTGACCTCCACGAAACCCCAGGCCGACCGCGAGGCCAAACGCCGCTGCTACGCCCGCGGCGGGATTCCGCTCTACCTCCTCGTGGACCGGGAGGCATCCCAGATCACGCTGTTCGGCACCCCGGAGGAGGACGACTACCGCCAGCACTGCACCCTCCCCTTCGGCAAGGCCCTCCCCCTCCCCGAGCCGTTCGCGTTCGACCTGGACACGTCGGACTTTTGCTGA
- a CDS encoding helix-turn-helix domain-containing protein → MGEQALWTRARLGRCGPPLDLLTARFDRHVYAPHAHEEFTIGVCVGGSEIIDYRGGHIRTGPGSIVVLAPGEMHTGGPGTTTDGYAYRAVYAAPGLLTEGVLDGLPHFREPLLDDPELAAALRRTHAELSACPDPLETESRLPWLLTALARRHSTARATPDTIPGADRLAHAVRDRLADELLAPPSLSDLAADLGLSRYQLLRAFRTTMGVPPYAWLAQYRVNRARGLLEAGLRPAEVASLVGFADQAHLTRWFRRVLGVTPAAYRNSVQDAG, encoded by the coding sequence GTGGGCGAACAGGCACTGTGGACGAGGGCGCGGCTCGGCCGCTGCGGGCCCCCGCTCGATCTCCTGACCGCCCGCTTCGACCGGCACGTCTACGCCCCGCACGCCCACGAGGAGTTCACGATCGGGGTCTGCGTCGGCGGCTCCGAGATCATCGACTACCGGGGCGGCCACATCCGCACCGGCCCGGGCTCCATCGTCGTACTGGCCCCCGGCGAGATGCACACCGGTGGCCCCGGCACCACCACCGACGGCTACGCCTACCGCGCCGTGTACGCGGCCCCCGGCCTGCTCACCGAGGGCGTCCTCGACGGCCTCCCGCACTTCCGCGAGCCGCTCCTCGACGACCCCGAACTCGCCGCCGCCCTGCGCCGCACGCACGCCGAACTCAGCGCCTGCCCGGACCCGTTGGAGACCGAGTCCCGCCTCCCGTGGCTGCTCACGGCCCTCGCCCGCCGCCACTCCACGGCCCGCGCGACTCCCGACACGATCCCGGGCGCGGACCGGCTGGCCCACGCCGTCCGCGACCGCCTCGCCGACGAACTCCTCGCCCCGCCCTCCCTCTCCGACCTGGCCGCGGACCTGGGCCTGTCCCGCTACCAACTCCTGCGCGCCTTCCGTACGACGATGGGTGTCCCGCCGTACGCCTGGCTCGCCCAGTACCGCGTCAACCGGGCCCGCGGTCTGCTCGAGGCCGGCCTGCGCCCCGCCGAGGTCGCCTCCCTCGTGGGCTTCGCCGACCAGGCACACCTCACCCGCTGGTTCCGCCGCGTCCTGGGCGTGACCCCGGCGGCGTACCGCAACAGCGTTCAAGACGCCGGCTGA
- a CDS encoding DMT family transporter yields the protein MTARGWFLFSLMGVVWGIPYLLIKVAVDAPLSPSVVVFTRCALGAALLLPFALRQGGLIRTVRAHWAPMLAFACIEIIGPWFTLTDAERHLSSSTAGLLIAGVPIVGVALARFFGDTERLGVRRLTGLALGLAGVGVLTVPHLTGGDARSMAEVLLTVVGYATAPLIAARHLKDVPTLQLTAPCLLLAALVYAPAAAVTRPSELPSTEVLAALAALGVICTAVAFVAFLELIKEAGPTRATVITYVNPAVAVAAGAVFLDEPFTTGITVAFTLILAGSVLATAGRADRADSPGGMPTPPHGPGRSEPRGVRVRLRRGGPDPRPERGEVHAG from the coding sequence ATGACTGCACGCGGCTGGTTCCTGTTCTCCCTGATGGGAGTGGTCTGGGGCATCCCCTACCTGCTGATCAAGGTGGCGGTGGACGCCCCGCTGTCCCCCTCCGTGGTGGTGTTCACGCGCTGTGCGCTGGGTGCCGCGCTATTGCTCCCCTTCGCCCTCCGACAGGGCGGCCTGATCCGGACCGTACGGGCGCACTGGGCGCCCATGCTGGCCTTCGCGTGCATCGAGATCATCGGCCCCTGGTTCACGCTCACGGACGCCGAACGCCACCTGTCCAGCTCGACGGCCGGCCTGCTGATCGCGGGCGTGCCGATCGTCGGCGTGGCCCTGGCCCGCTTCTTCGGCGACACCGAACGCCTGGGCGTACGGCGGCTGACGGGCCTCGCCCTCGGCCTGGCGGGCGTCGGCGTCCTCACGGTCCCGCACCTGACGGGCGGCGACGCCCGCTCGATGGCGGAGGTGCTGCTGACGGTCGTGGGCTACGCCACGGCCCCGCTGATCGCGGCCCGCCACCTGAAGGACGTCCCGACCCTCCAGCTCACGGCCCCCTGCCTCCTGCTGGCGGCCCTGGTCTACGCCCCCGCGGCAGCCGTGACCCGACCCTCCGAGCTGCCGTCGACCGAGGTCCTGGCGGCCCTCGCCGCGCTGGGCGTCATCTGCACGGCGGTCGCCTTCGTGGCCTTCCTGGAGCTGATCAAGGAAGCGGGCCCGACCCGGGCGACAGTGATCACGTACGTCAATCCGGCGGTCGCGGTGGCAGCAGGCGCGGTGTTCCTGGACGAACCGTTCACCACCGGCATCACGGTCGCCTTCACTCTGATCCTGGCGGGCTCGGTCCTGGCGACGGCGGGCCGGGCGGACCGTGCAGACTCCCCCGGTGGGATGCCGACACCGCCGCATGGCCCGGGGCGCTCCGAGCCACGCGGCGTACGAGTCCGGCTCCGCCGCGGCGGCCCGGACCCCCGGCCGGAACGAGGCGAGGTCCACGCCGGGTAA
- a CDS encoding DUF2399 domain-containing protein, translating into MWITRAEHLPLAAWGQAHGTPQLLLSGPRAEAVLDAELAPTMEALGIALHEEAALDLLLEDLG; encoded by the coding sequence TTGTGGATAACCCGTGCTGAACACCTTCCGCTTGCCGCGTGGGGCCAGGCCCACGGCACGCCGCAGTTACTGCTCAGCGGACCGCGTGCGGAGGCGGTGTTGGACGCGGAACTGGCCCCGACCATGGAGGCATTGGGAATCGCCCTGCACGAGGAGGCGGCACTCGACCTGCTCTTGGAGGATCTCGGCTGA
- a CDS encoding DNA/RNA helicase domain-containing protein, which produces MSAASVAARILEGALALHLTQNFRHQHGRRPAQAEIRSWERSLPALVNALIEAGLDEVEVLVEYSLPLTSKRADAVLAGVHPTTGEPSYVVVELKQWSAAYPEEDEPLLCRIDAYAQPVLNPIEQVRGYCEYLQSFNGALERMPNSLAGVAFLHNATEFQIAGLRNVEENQYGRMYTGEQRGAFLDFLRSRLAAKPGAHVADVLLDAKVRPSKQLMSVAAAEIRDREQFVLIAEQRVAYEKVMSAVRKAKRGNHKQVILVTGGPGSGKSVIALSVLGELYRRGVPALHATGSASFTKTMRRVAGHKKREVQQLFMYFNSFMDAEPNDLDVLICDEAHRLRKTSANRYTKAALRTGRPQVAELIDAARVPVFLLDQHQVVRPGEMGTRQEIERAAAAQGLDCTVVELDGQFRCGGSDAYEKWVIDLLGLDDGTPSLWGPDGKLQLLTAETPQELEDFLVARREEGYGARMSAGYCWKWTTKITPDMTTLPEDVVVGQWSRPWNLYGDRSALGAPPAPLWATDPAGFGQVGCVYTAQGFEYDWSGVIIGPDLVWRTDRWVVDRSASKDPSFTKATPDDDVDRLIRNTYKVLLTRGMVGTILYSTDAETREKLRSLIHPASRAEVPELV; this is translated from the coding sequence GTGTCCGCGGCGTCCGTGGCCGCCCGCATCCTCGAAGGGGCGCTGGCGCTGCATCTGACCCAGAACTTCCGTCACCAGCACGGCCGGAGGCCTGCACAAGCGGAGATACGGTCCTGGGAGCGCAGCCTCCCCGCCCTCGTCAACGCGCTCATCGAGGCCGGGCTCGACGAGGTGGAGGTCCTCGTCGAGTACAGCCTGCCCCTGACCAGCAAGCGCGCGGACGCCGTACTCGCCGGTGTGCACCCGACCACCGGCGAGCCGTCGTACGTCGTAGTCGAACTCAAGCAGTGGAGCGCGGCCTACCCGGAGGAGGACGAGCCGCTGCTGTGCCGGATCGACGCGTACGCGCAGCCCGTCCTCAACCCGATCGAGCAGGTACGGGGCTACTGCGAGTATCTCCAGTCGTTCAACGGTGCGCTGGAGCGAATGCCCAACTCCCTGGCTGGCGTGGCGTTCCTGCACAACGCGACCGAGTTCCAAATCGCGGGGCTGAGGAACGTCGAGGAGAACCAGTACGGACGGATGTACACCGGGGAACAGCGCGGCGCCTTCCTCGACTTCCTGCGCTCGCGGCTTGCCGCGAAGCCCGGCGCACACGTGGCCGACGTACTGCTCGACGCCAAGGTACGGCCGTCGAAGCAGCTGATGTCGGTAGCGGCAGCCGAGATCCGCGACCGAGAGCAGTTCGTGCTCATCGCCGAGCAGCGGGTCGCGTACGAGAAGGTGATGTCCGCCGTCCGCAAGGCCAAGCGCGGCAACCACAAGCAGGTGATCCTGGTGACCGGCGGTCCCGGATCCGGCAAGAGCGTCATCGCTCTGTCGGTCCTGGGTGAGCTGTACCGCCGCGGAGTACCCGCGCTACACGCGACTGGATCCGCGTCGTTCACCAAGACGATGCGCAGGGTCGCAGGTCACAAGAAGCGTGAAGTGCAGCAGCTGTTCATGTACTTCAACAGCTTCATGGACGCCGAGCCCAACGACCTCGACGTGCTGATCTGCGACGAGGCCCACCGGCTGCGGAAGACCTCCGCCAACCGCTACACGAAGGCGGCGCTCCGTACTGGACGACCCCAGGTGGCGGAACTGATCGACGCGGCCCGGGTCCCCGTGTTCCTGCTCGACCAGCACCAGGTGGTGCGCCCCGGCGAGATGGGAACCAGGCAGGAGATCGAACGGGCCGCCGCCGCGCAGGGCCTCGACTGCACGGTGGTGGAACTGGACGGCCAGTTCCGGTGCGGCGGCAGCGACGCGTACGAGAAGTGGGTCATCGACCTGCTCGGCCTGGACGACGGCACGCCCAGCTTGTGGGGGCCCGACGGCAAACTGCAACTACTGACCGCCGAGACCCCACAGGAGCTTGAGGACTTCCTCGTCGCCCGCCGGGAGGAGGGCTACGGCGCCCGCATGTCGGCCGGCTACTGCTGGAAATGGACCACGAAGATCACGCCCGACATGACGACACTCCCCGAAGACGTCGTGGTCGGCCAATGGTCCCGCCCCTGGAACCTCTACGGCGACCGATCCGCCCTCGGGGCACCACCTGCGCCCCTCTGGGCCACCGACCCGGCCGGCTTCGGCCAGGTCGGCTGCGTCTACACCGCGCAGGGTTTCGAGTACGACTGGTCGGGCGTGATCATCGGCCCCGATCTGGTCTGGCGAACGGACCGCTGGGTCGTGGACCGCTCGGCGTCGAAGGACCCGTCTTTCACGAAGGCCACTCCGGACGACGACGTCGACCGCCTCATCCGCAACACGTACAAGGTGCTCCTGACCCGGGGAATGGTGGGGACAATCCTCTACTCGACGGACGCGGAGACCCGCGAGAAGCTGCGGTCGCTTATTCATCCGGCATCCCGGGCCGAGGTGCCGGAACTCGTGTAG
- a CDS encoding GNAT family N-acetyltransferase: MYPVQRSSQRLGLRELTVDDVDGVFAIYGNQEATEHLLFEPRTREQVGHIVARSIGAATEEPRGEYALAVVARDANELIGFGRIATDRTSNAQPPWASRCARMPWRTRCSRRSLMCTPGGNAGGVQRVPGARLRGQGLRAIPLDI; this comes from the coding sequence ATGTACCCGGTCCAGCGTTCCAGCCAGCGTCTCGGCCTCCGCGAACTCACCGTCGATGATGTGGACGGAGTCTTCGCGATCTACGGCAATCAGGAAGCGACGGAGCACCTGTTGTTCGAGCCGCGGACCCGCGAGCAGGTTGGCCACATCGTGGCTCGGTCCATCGGTGCCGCAACCGAGGAGCCGCGCGGCGAGTACGCGCTCGCCGTAGTCGCGCGAGACGCGAACGAACTGATCGGGTTCGGCAGGATCGCAACAGACCGCACCAGCAACGCGCAGCCACCATGGGCCTCGCGCTGCGCCCGGATGCCCTGGCGCACCAGGTGCTCGCGGCGCTCCCTCATGTGCACACCTGGCGGGAACGCCGGGGGTGTCCAACGCGTACCGGGTGCTCGCCTCCGAGGGCAGGGTCTCCGAGCGATTCCGCTGGACATCTGA
- a CDS encoding 2'-5' RNA ligase family protein: protein MTTQTETMRNHWWWRPGWNVGRRFYTWHLTFDGQDDVHRLAAEYRSALAPLGDALTPIPDRWLHLTMQGIGFVGETKEQDLNAIVDAAHARLAAIPAFDVQIGPEVLDPEAVLLHVHPDGPVRTVRNTIREAIGDVLDEVPENAEGFTPHVSVAYSAADGPAEPIAQVLAGLALTPARARISTAELIVIHRDNKMYEWKPFATVTLG from the coding sequence ATGACGACTCAGACCGAGACCATGCGGAACCATTGGTGGTGGCGGCCCGGTTGGAATGTGGGGCGCCGCTTTTATACATGGCATCTGACGTTCGACGGCCAGGACGATGTACACCGGCTTGCTGCCGAGTACCGCTCCGCGCTCGCACCTCTGGGAGATGCCCTCACCCCAATCCCCGACCGATGGCTGCACCTAACCATGCAGGGCATCGGCTTCGTGGGTGAGACCAAGGAGCAGGACCTAAACGCCATCGTGGATGCAGCCCATGCACGACTGGCAGCCATTCCCGCCTTCGACGTCCAGATCGGACCAGAGGTGCTGGACCCCGAGGCGGTGCTCCTGCATGTCCACCCGGATGGCCCTGTTCGGACCGTCCGAAACACCATCCGGGAAGCCATCGGGGACGTTCTTGACGAGGTCCCGGAGAACGCCGAGGGTTTCACCCCGCACGTCTCCGTGGCCTACAGCGCCGCGGACGGTCCAGCCGAGCCGATCGCGCAGGTCCTCGCTGGCCTTGCCCTCACGCCGGCGCGGGCGCGGATTTCCACCGCGGAGCTCATCGTGATCCACCGGGACAACAAGATGTACGAGTGGAAACCCTTCGCGACGGTTACCCTCGGTTGA